A part of Parvimonas micra genomic DNA contains:
- the def gene encoding peptide deformylase has product MALRNIRIDDDPVLRKKARKVEVIDDKIKNLLEDMAETMYNSDGVGLACPQIGILKRLVTIDVGDEHGLLKMINPEILESSGEQVGPEGCLSIPDVRGFVKRPEKVKFKYTDVDENEQIIDATGLLAVCICHEIDHLNGILFTDLALEGEEAEMYEKLYYGEAE; this is encoded by the coding sequence ATGGCATTAAGAAATATTAGAATTGATGACGATCCTGTTCTTAGAAAAAAGGCAAGGAAAGTTGAAGTTATTGACGATAAAATAAAAAATCTGCTTGAAGATATGGCAGAAACAATGTATAATTCAGACGGAGTTGGACTTGCATGTCCACAAATAGGGATTTTAAAAAGACTTGTAACAATTGATGTCGGAGATGAACACGGATTACTTAAGATGATAAATCCTGAAATTTTAGAAAGTTCCGGAGAACAAGTTGGCCCGGAAGGCTGTCTTTCAATTCCTGATGTTAGAGGTTTTGTAAAAAGACCTGAAAAAGTAAAATTCAAATATACGGATGTAGATGAAAATGAACAAATTATAGATGCAACAGGGCTTTTAGCTGTTTGTATTTGTCATGAAATAGATCACTTAAATGGAATTTTATTTACAGATTTAGCTTTAGAAGGAGAAGAAGCTGAAATGTATGAAAAATTGTATTATGGTGAGGCAGAATAA
- a CDS encoding YicC/YloC family endoribonuclease: MLKSMTGYGRSEFVDENYDLSFEMKAVNHKFLDIQVKLPYFLNFCEEDIKKVVRKKLSRGRVDIFIRGKQKFSESNSALDVNYDLASAYFEAYKSISKNLGIESSVSIGHIVRNENVVDVKTSEIDEDYLKKNVLESVEKAVDELVSMRIVEGENLNKDLLDNLLAFENNLGNIIDRKEDVLNNQIERLKLKLNEFSDELSESEINRLNLEVIFYTDKLDISEEITRLHSHIQNFKKFLNLESQVGKKIEFLLQEMNREINTIASKSNNYAISTYVIEMKVIIEKLREQIQNVE; encoded by the coding sequence ATGTTAAAATCAATGACCGGTTATGGTAGAAGTGAGTTCGTTGATGAAAATTATGATTTGTCTTTTGAGATGAAAGCTGTAAATCATAAATTTTTAGATATTCAAGTTAAATTACCATATTTTTTAAATTTTTGTGAAGAAGATATAAAAAAAGTTGTAAGAAAAAAATTATCAAGAGGACGGGTTGATATTTTTATAAGAGGGAAACAAAAGTTTTCTGAAAGTAATTCTGCTTTAGATGTTAATTATGATTTAGCTTCTGCTTATTTTGAGGCTTATAAAAGCATTTCTAAAAATCTTGGAATTGAAAGTTCTGTAAGTATAGGGCATATTGTCAGAAATGAGAATGTAGTTGATGTTAAGACTTCTGAGATTGACGAAGATTATTTGAAAAAGAATGTTTTAGAGTCTGTTGAAAAGGCGGTTGATGAGCTTGTTTCAATGAGAATTGTTGAGGGAGAAAATCTTAATAAGGATTTGTTGGACAATCTTTTGGCTTTTGAAAATAATTTAGGAAATATCATAGATAGGAAAGAGGATGTTTTAAATAATCAAATTGAGAGATTAAAATTAAAACTAAATGAATTTTCTGATGAATTATCTGAAAGTGAAATAAACAGATTAAATCTTGAAGTAATTTTTTATACAGATAAACTTGATATAAGTGAAGAAATCACAAGACTTCATTCACATATTCAAAATTTTAAGAAGTTTTTAAATTTAGAAAGTCAAGTTGGTAAAAAAATTGAATTTTTATTACAAGAGATGAATAGAGAAATCAATACAATAGCAAGTAAATCAAATAATTATGCAATTTCAACTTATGTTATTGAAATGAAGGTTATTATAGAGAAACTTAGAGAACAAATTCAAAATGTTGAATAG
- the fmt gene encoding methionyl-tRNA formyltransferase has product MKKIIFMGTPDFAVPPLETLNENFEVSLVVSQKDKLRNRKKLLPTPVKQRALELGLEVVTPDSVKSDEFFEFVKEINPDFIVVVAFGQIIDKRLIDFMQGKILNIHASILPELRGSAPINWAIVNDLKKTGVSIMSIDVGLDTGDVLDIEETEILESDNAETLYERLSEMGSSLIVKTINDFENKYENRVKQGDKFSYAPMIKKEMGKLNFNDTSRNIFNKIRGFYNWPSTFCEYLGENIKIHRAEISKENPNEIVGTIFKVSDDAIFVKTLDGSIKLLEIQFSGKKRVLVKDYLRGNSIKVGEILK; this is encoded by the coding sequence ATGAAAAAAATAATTTTTATGGGAACTCCGGATTTCGCAGTCCCACCTTTAGAAACTTTGAATGAAAATTTTGAAGTTTCTTTAGTTGTTTCTCAAAAAGATAAACTTAGAAATAGAAAAAAATTATTACCAACTCCAGTAAAACAAAGAGCATTGGAGCTTGGACTTGAAGTTGTAACTCCTGATAGTGTAAAGAGCGATGAATTTTTTGAATTCGTAAAAGAAATAAATCCTGATTTTATTGTTGTAGTAGCATTTGGACAGATAATTGACAAGAGGCTAATCGACTTTATGCAAGGAAAAATTTTAAATATTCATGCTTCAATTTTACCTGAATTAAGAGGCTCTGCACCAATAAATTGGGCTATTGTAAACGATCTAAAAAAAACGGGTGTAAGTATTATGTCAATAGATGTTGGACTTGATACGGGAGATGTTTTAGATATTGAAGAAACAGAAATTTTAGAGTCAGACAATGCTGAAACTCTTTATGAAAGACTTTCAGAAATGGGTTCGAGTTTGATTGTTAAAACTATTAATGACTTTGAAAACAAATATGAAAATAGGGTTAAACAGGGAGATAAATTTTCCTATGCTCCTATGATTAAAAAGGAAATGGGAAAACTTAATTTTAATGATACTTCAAGAAATATTTTCAACAAAATAAGAGGTTTTTACAATTGGCCTAGTACATTTTGCGAATATTTGGGAGAAAATATAAAAATTCATAGAGCTGAAATTTCTAAAGAAAATCCTAATGAAATTGTCGGAACAATTTTTAAAGTTTCAGATGATGCAATTTTTGTTAAAACTTTAGACGGAAGTATAAAACTTTTAGAAATTCAATTTTCAGGGAAAAAAAGAGTTTTAGTTAAAGACTATCTTCGTGGCAATTCTATTAAAGTTGGAGAAATTTTAAAATAA
- the rpoZ gene encoding DNA-directed RNA polymerase subunit omega: protein MINPSFKELEKIDKSRYALVVMTSKRARRIVNGSKNLMETDAQKPITQALQEIVAQKVTKKEKED from the coding sequence ATGATAAATCCATCATTTAAAGAATTAGAAAAAATTGATAAGAGTAGATATGCTTTAGTTGTTATGACAAGTAAAAGAGCTAGAAGAATTGTAAACGGATCTAAAAATTTAATGGAAACAGACGCTCAAAAACCAATTACTCAAGCACTTCAAGAAATAGTGGCTCAAAAGGTAACTAAAAAAGAAAAGGAAGATTAA
- a CDS encoding TM2 domain-containing protein, with the protein MEKQKVDMYIMSNAKYFDSSSIPFIRQRLESMSDESFMMLQSIELKDPTTLLIISILVGGLGVDRFMLGETGMGVLKLLTGGCCGVLTIIDWFSISKKTKEYNLNKFNSVS; encoded by the coding sequence ATGGAAAAACAAAAAGTAGATATGTATATAATGAGTAATGCAAAATATTTTGATTCTTCATCAATACCATTTATTAGACAAAGATTAGAATCGATGAGTGATGAAAGTTTTATGATGCTTCAATCTATTGAGCTTAAAGATCCAACTACATTATTGATTATATCAATTTTAGTTGGAGGTTTAGGGGTTGATAGATTTATGTTAGGAGAAACTGGTATGGGAGTTTTAAAACTTTTAACAGGTGGATGTTGTGGAGTTTTAACTATTATAGACTGGTTTTCAATTTCTAAAAAAACTAAGGAATATAACTTAAATAAATTCAATTCAGTATCATAG
- a CDS encoding DUF2752 domain-containing protein — protein sequence MKKENFKIFVFVLLVILIINFLNIRVCVFYNIFGIPCPACGMTRAFNRIFMLKVKESFDYNLLGVPLFIIINSYLIINFYSIIKNTDQINIYFEDFFQKYRTALIIVSAVIVMLNWIRNLYNPLLY from the coding sequence ATGAAAAAAGAAAACTTTAAGATATTTGTTTTTGTCTTACTTGTTATATTGATTATTAATTTTTTAAATATAAGAGTTTGCGTTTTTTATAATATTTTTGGAATTCCTTGTCCTGCTTGTGGGATGACTAGAGCTTTTAATAGAATTTTTATGTTAAAGGTTAAAGAAAGTTTTGATTATAATCTATTGGGTGTGCCTTTATTTATAATTATAAACTCTTATTTAATAATTAATTTTTATTCAATTATAAAAAATACAGATCAAATAAATATTTATTTTGAAGACTTTTTTCAAAAATATAGAACTGCATTGATTATTGTTTCTGCAGTTATCGTTATGTTAAATTGGATTAGAAATTTATATAATCCATTGTTATATTAA
- the rsmB gene encoding 16S rRNA (cytosine(967)-C(5))-methyltransferase RsmB, translating into MRKLAIEILCEIKDENSNSTNLLNKSTKNISDLDSKFLREIVYGTLENRIYLDYIIKKLCKLRIKKFNPYILNILRISIYQIIFMDKIPEFAIINEAVNLTKVFKLKKFSSFVNGSLRNFLRNKEDFMKIKVESEEEAISIKYSANMDIVKLLLGDYGREETIKILENSMTKPHFAIRISSFEKTEEKVVKDLEKDGYKLKKSEISKLTYFVENPTNILETESFKSGDFTVQDVGSILTGEILAPKENSKVLDICSAPGGKTCHLAFQMKNSGEIFANDIVKSKLKKIEENCKRLNVQNVKLLNFDASIYKEEYKEQFGYILCDVICSGIGVMDRKPEIKLFRSQETIDEIIELQRKIFDNAVEYLKDKGEIVYSTCSVLKCENEENVKYFLEKHKNLKIKDVEFLGKSEKFIKLLPEKQKHNGFFIIKFVKEN; encoded by the coding sequence ATGAGAAAACTTGCAATTGAAATTCTTTGTGAAATCAAAGATGAAAATTCAAATTCAACAAATTTATTAAATAAAAGCACAAAAAATATTTCTGATTTAGATAGCAAATTTTTAAGAGAAATTGTATATGGAACTTTGGAAAACAGAATTTATCTTGATTATATAATTAAGAAACTATGTAAACTAAGAATTAAAAAGTTCAATCCATATATATTAAATATTCTAAGAATTTCTATCTATCAGATTATTTTTATGGATAAAATTCCTGAATTTGCAATAATAAACGAGGCTGTTAATCTTACAAAAGTTTTTAAACTTAAAAAATTTTCCTCTTTTGTTAATGGATCTTTAAGAAACTTTTTAAGAAATAAAGAAGACTTTATGAAGATTAAAGTTGAGAGTGAAGAGGAAGCTATCTCTATAAAATACTCTGCAAATATGGATATTGTAAAATTATTACTTGGAGATTATGGCAGGGAAGAAACTATAAAAATTCTCGAAAATTCAATGACAAAACCTCATTTTGCAATAAGAATTTCATCTTTTGAAAAGACGGAAGAAAAAGTTGTTAAGGACTTGGAAAAAGACGGATATAAGCTAAAAAAATCTGAAATTTCAAAACTTACTTATTTTGTAGAAAATCCGACTAATATATTGGAAACTGAAAGTTTTAAAAGTGGAGATTTTACAGTTCAAGATGTTGGAAGTATCTTAACGGGAGAAATTTTAGCTCCAAAAGAAAATTCAAAAGTTTTAGATATTTGTTCTGCACCGGGTGGAAAAACTTGTCATCTAGCTTTTCAGATGAAAAATAGTGGAGAAATTTTTGCAAATGATATTGTAAAAAGTAAATTAAAAAAGATAGAAGAAAATTGTAAAAGACTTAATGTACAGAATGTAAAATTACTAAATTTTGACGCTTCAATTTACAAAGAGGAATATAAAGAACAATTCGGCTATATACTCTGTGATGTGATTTGTTCAGGAATTGGAGTTATGGATAGAAAACCTGAAATAAAATTATTCAGAAGTCAAGAAACTATTGATGAAATAATTGAATTACAGAGAAAAATTTTTGATAATGCAGTAGAATATCTAAAAGATAAAGGAGAGATAGTTTACAGCACTTGCTCTGTTTTGAAATGTGAAAATGAAGAAAATGTCAAATATTTTTTAGAAAAACATAAAAATTTAAAAATAAAAGATGTTGAATTTTTGGGTAAATCAGAAAAATTTATAAAATTATTACCTGAAAAACAAAAACATAATGGATTTTTTATAATAAAATTTGTTAAAGAGAATTAA
- the gmk gene encoding guanylate kinase, with product MKKGFLMVVSGPSGVGKGTICDILLRDNKDIKYSISATSRNKRPNEEHGKNYFFVSNDEFEKMIADKKLLEYARVHGNYYGTPKDFVLNSINQGDVVILEIDVQGALQVKKNYPDAVLVFVLPPDFEELKRRLVERGTEDEETVNLRMNNAKKEVEFLNEYNYSIVNDFIDESVDKMKAIIEAERLKIKK from the coding sequence ATGAAAAAGGGATTTTTGATGGTTGTTTCAGGTCCGTCAGGAGTTGGTAAAGGTACTATTTGTGATATTTTATTAAGAGATAATAAAGATATTAAGTATTCAATTTCTGCAACGAGTAGAAATAAAAGACCTAATGAAGAACATGGAAAAAACTATTTTTTCGTTTCAAATGATGAGTTTGAAAAGATGATAGCAGATAAAAAACTTTTAGAGTACGCAAGAGTTCATGGGAATTATTATGGAACTCCTAAGGATTTTGTTTTAAATTCTATTAATCAAGGGGATGTCGTAATTTTAGAGATTGACGTTCAAGGTGCACTTCAAGTTAAGAAAAATTATCCTGATGCTGTTTTGGTTTTTGTTTTGCCACCAGATTTTGAAGAGTTAAAGAGAAGACTTGTAGAACGTGGAACGGAAGATGAAGAAACTGTAAATTTAAGAATGAATAATGCAAAAAAAGAAGTTGAATTTTTAAATGAATATAATTATTCCATAGTGAATGATTTTATAGACGAAAGTGTAGATAAAATGAAGGCGATTATTGAAGCCGAAAGATTAAAGATTAAGAAATAG
- a CDS encoding Panacea domain-containing protein — MSNMMNFAEHIIAVANNNDKFITNLQLQKVMYFSMKTVNADKKFLQNLYDEPFKVWRYGPVVKSVYDKYKIFVSSPIIAQAEIVEDYNIFNDEILKFLDENPFDLVNRSHKEKKWKDNKYKIVFSTSDIEYSLEDVRINNV, encoded by the coding sequence ATGAGTAACATGATGAATTTTGCAGAACATATAATAGCTGTTGCTAATAATAACGATAAATTTATAACTAATTTGCAACTTCAAAAAGTTATGTATTTTAGTATGAAAACAGTAAATGCTGATAAAAAATTTTTACAAAATTTATATGACGAGCCTTTTAAAGTTTGGAGATATGGGCCTGTTGTAAAAAGTGTTTACGATAAGTATAAGATTTTTGTTTCTAGTCCAATAATTGCTCAAGCTGAGATTGTTGAAGATTATAACATTTTTAATGATGAGATTTTAAAGTTTTTAGATGAAAATCCTTTTGATTTGGTTAATAGATCACATAAAGAAAAAAAATGGAAAGATAATAAATATAAAATAGTTTTCAGCACGAGTGATATTGAATATTCTTTAGAAGATGTGAGAATTAATAATGTATAA
- a CDS encoding bleomycin resistance protein has protein sequence MEFNSLIPELSVFDIVQTKNFYEELGFKIEYERPEVKFVFMSFQDSQFMFEQIHDDGWNTGELIYPLGRGINFSISVDDIEKLYELVKSKQLEIYRELIRSVYRVNGIEEIQMEFLIQDPNGYLLRFTN, from the coding sequence ATGGAGTTTAATAGTTTGATTCCTGAATTATCAGTTTTTGATATTGTTCAGACTAAAAATTTTTATGAAGAATTAGGATTTAAAATAGAGTACGAACGACCGGAAGTGAAATTTGTTTTTATGTCTTTTCAAGATAGTCAGTTTATGTTTGAACAAATTCATGATGATGGCTGGAATACAGGGGAACTAATCTATCCTTTAGGAAGAGGAATAAATTTTTCAATATCAGTTGATGATATTGAGAAACTATATGAATTAGTGAAAAGCAAACAATTAGAGATTTACAGAGAACTGATTAGAAGTGTATATAGGGTTAACGGAATTGAAGAAATACAAATGGAGTTCCTGATTCAAGATCCTAATGGATATTTATTGAGGTTTACAAACTGA
- the priA gene encoding primosomal protein N' translates to MLAEVVVKSFLLSRAENIFTYKIPKNIEEEISVGKRVIVPFGKGNKGTVGLVINILDEKDVETDIKFKEINMVIDEREIVSKIQIKLAKFMSEKYITNLSYCLNCVLPPGDWSKIEEFFVLNKEKSNELSVVEAEFFSKRKNILEIREFYNDNSKVNYLIENEIIVKKYKYNNSENKFLEKFVKLNEDFDFSKIRKNAVKQLELLNFLKGKDFVSVKILRENNFTKAVVDSLISMEALVLTENKIYKNSIEEKSSYKKLKLNKEQKDVLDNILNSENNKFLIHGITGSGKTEIYLQLVENMLEQGKSSIILVPEISLTPQTIERFSGRFGNDIAIIHSRLTIIEKLNQWKQIQDKDIKIVVGARSAIFSPIKNLGLVIIDEEHESSYISDQNPKYYTHEVAEYLVGLSGAKLVLGSATPSVNIYERTNSDDIKLLELKNRATKNSLPEVEIVDMREELLLGNKSILSNSLYEEIQKTLDRKEQVILFLNKRGRSSFVFCRSCGYVQKCDYCDISMTYHKDNRKDICICHMCGRTKPKPKICPNCFKQSIKEFGFGTEALEEYIKNAFKDAKVSRIDADTSKEKGVYEEVYRKMKNKEIDILIGTQMISKGLDFPNVTLVGVVLADISLNIPSFRSAEKTFQLLTQVAGRSGRGDKEGKVIIQTYKPSHYSIVNSSDHNYEEFFKEEINFRRSFLYPPKAHIVNFQFRSKSVENCMEELKKIRDLIFDKFKKEINLKNIIILGPNPDAIKWVNMVYRYNLTIKVLEDYDVFRQFLTELIFNKKYSFNTEKNGKLILTID, encoded by the coding sequence ATGTTAGCAGAAGTTGTTGTTAAGTCTTTTTTACTATCAAGAGCCGAAAATATTTTTACTTATAAAATCCCTAAAAATATTGAAGAAGAAATTTCAGTAGGTAAGAGAGTAATTGTTCCTTTTGGTAAAGGCAATAAGGGAACGGTTGGACTTGTTATAAATATTTTAGATGAAAAAGATGTTGAAACAGATATAAAGTTCAAAGAAATTAATATGGTTATAGATGAAAGGGAAATTGTAAGTAAAATACAGATTAAACTTGCAAAGTTTATGAGTGAAAAATACATTACAAATCTTTCTTATTGTCTAAATTGTGTTTTGCCTCCCGGAGATTGGAGTAAAATTGAAGAATTTTTTGTTTTAAATAAAGAAAAATCGAACGAGCTTTCAGTTGTTGAGGCAGAATTTTTTTCAAAGAGAAAAAACATTTTAGAAATCAGGGAATTTTATAATGATAATAGTAAAGTAAATTATCTAATTGAAAATGAAATTATAGTAAAAAAATACAAATATAACAACTCTGAAAATAAATTTTTAGAAAAATTTGTTAAACTAAATGAAGATTTTGATTTTTCAAAAATTCGTAAAAATGCTGTAAAACAATTAGAGCTTTTGAATTTTTTAAAAGGAAAAGATTTTGTAAGTGTTAAAATTTTAAGAGAAAATAACTTTACAAAAGCTGTAGTAGATTCTTTGATTTCAATGGAGGCACTTGTTTTAACTGAAAATAAAATTTATAAAAATTCTATTGAAGAAAAAAGTAGCTATAAAAAATTAAAGTTAAATAAAGAACAAAAAGATGTTTTAGATAATATTTTAAATTCCGAAAACAATAAATTTTTAATTCATGGAATAACTGGAAGTGGAAAGACTGAAATATATTTGCAACTCGTTGAAAATATGTTAGAACAGGGAAAAAGCAGTATAATTTTAGTTCCTGAAATTAGTCTTACACCACAGACCATAGAGAGATTTTCAGGACGTTTTGGAAATGATATTGCAATTATTCATTCCAGACTTACAATTATTGAAAAATTAAATCAATGGAAACAAATTCAAGATAAGGATATAAAAATTGTAGTTGGAGCTAGATCTGCAATTTTTTCTCCTATAAAAAACTTGGGGCTTGTAATAATTGATGAAGAGCATGAATCTAGTTATATTAGTGACCAAAACCCAAAATATTACACTCATGAAGTGGCAGAATATTTAGTCGGATTGTCCGGAGCAAAACTTGTTTTAGGTTCTGCAACTCCGTCAGTAAATATTTATGAGAGAACAAATAGTGATGATATAAAGCTTTTGGAGTTAAAAAACAGAGCTACAAAAAATTCCTTACCCGAAGTTGAAATTGTTGATATGCGTGAAGAATTGTTGCTTGGGAATAAAAGTATTTTAAGCAATAGTCTGTATGAAGAAATTCAAAAAACTTTGGATAGAAAAGAACAGGTAATTTTATTTTTAAATAAACGTGGAAGAAGCTCTTTTGTTTTTTGTAGAAGTTGTGGTTATGTTCAAAAATGTGATTATTGTGATATTTCTATGACTTATCATAAAGATAATAGAAAAGATATTTGCATTTGTCATATGTGCGGAAGAACTAAACCAAAACCAAAAATATGTCCAAATTGTTTTAAACAATCCATAAAAGAATTTGGTTTTGGAACTGAAGCATTGGAAGAATATATCAAAAATGCTTTTAAAGATGCTAAAGTTTCTAGAATTGACGCAGATACTTCAAAAGAAAAAGGAGTTTATGAAGAAGTTTATCGAAAGATGAAAAATAAAGAAATTGACATTTTAATCGGTACTCAGATGATTTCAAAAGGACTCGACTTTCCGAATGTAACTTTGGTAGGAGTTGTACTTGCCGATATAAGTTTGAATATTCCATCTTTCAGATCTGCTGAAAAAACTTTTCAACTTTTGACACAGGTTGCAGGTCGTTCAGGTCGTGGAGATAAAGAAGGAAAAGTAATAATTCAAACATATAAACCAAGTCATTACAGCATTGTTAATTCTTCAGATCATAATTATGAAGAGTTTTTCAAAGAGGAAATTAATTTTAGAAGAAGTTTTCTATATCCGCCAAAGGCTCATATCGTGAATTTTCAATTTAGAAGTAAAAGTGTTGAAAATTGTATGGAAGAATTAAAGAAGATAAGAGATTTAATTTTTGATAAATTTAAAAAAGAAATAAATTTAAAAAATATAATTATTCTAGGACCTAATCCAGATGCTATAAAATGGGTAAATATGGTGTATAGATATAATTTAACTATAAAAGTTTTAGAAGACTATGATGTCTTTAGACAATTTTTGACAGAATTAATTTTTAATAAAAAGTATTCATTTAATACTGAAAAAAATGGAAAATTAATTTTGACGATAGATTAA
- a CDS encoding crAss001_48 related protein, giving the protein MKFDYLSRMYHEYNELDTRIIKLDKVLKTKELDKREKELLINQKEHMKAYRERINYTKEKYSNL; this is encoded by the coding sequence ATGAAATTTGATTACTTGAGTAGGATGTATCACGAATATAATGAGCTTGATACAAGAATTATAAAATTAGATAAAGTACTTAAAACAAAAGAACTAGACAAAAGAGAAAAAGAGCTTTTAATTAATCAAAAAGAACATATGAAAGCCTACAGAGAAAGAATTAACTATACTAAAGAAAAATATAGCAACCTTTAG
- the coaBC gene encoding bifunctional phosphopantothenoylcysteine decarboxylase/phosphopantothenate--cysteine ligase CoaBC, translating into MKKNILVGVTSGIAIYKSLDLVSMLVKAGYEVNVVMTENATKLINPLIFETMSQNKVYSDVYERDMDSEVKHIKLAKNADCFVIAPLTANTMAKIVHGIADNLITNIVLAHTKKMILVPSMNVNMYENPVTQKNIEALKERHIVLSPDYGRLACGDYGKGKFPTTEKIFEEIESYFVKKDLLGKKILIGNGATVEDIDPVRYISNYSSGKMGNELALCAKRRGADVKVVCGKVNSDYRKFGIEYIDVKTNEDMYNSLKENFDEADILIMPAAPVDFKVKNKKDFKIKKTENFENIELENNIDILKSISDYKKSQFVVGFAAETNAVRDYAISKMNNKNLDMIVANDVSLKDRGFGSDFNKVNIITKDGEIETEVLTKREIADKILDAILEKIC; encoded by the coding sequence ATGAAAAAAAATATTTTAGTTGGAGTAACTTCTGGAATTGCAATTTACAAGTCTTTAGACTTGGTAAGTATGTTGGTTAAGGCAGGATATGAAGTTAATGTTGTTATGACTGAAAACGCAACTAAACTTATAAATCCGTTGATTTTTGAAACAATGAGTCAAAATAAGGTTTATAGTGATGTCTATGAAAGAGATATGGATAGTGAGGTTAAGCATATAAAACTTGCAAAAAATGCAGATTGTTTTGTTATTGCGCCACTTACTGCAAATACTATGGCTAAAATTGTTCACGGAATTGCAGATAATTTGATTACAAATATTGTACTAGCACATACAAAAAAGATGATTTTAGTGCCATCTATGAATGTTAATATGTATGAAAATCCGGTAACTCAAAAAAATATTGAAGCTTTAAAAGAAAGACATATTGTTTTAAGTCCTGACTATGGTCGTCTTGCTTGTGGTGATTATGGAAAAGGAAAATTTCCTACAACTGAAAAAATTTTCGAGGAAATTGAGAGCTATTTTGTAAAAAAAGATTTACTTGGAAAAAAGATTTTAATAGGAAATGGTGCTACAGTTGAAGACATTGATCCTGTTAGATACATTTCAAATTACAGTAGTGGTAAAATGGGAAATGAATTGGCACTATGTGCTAAAAGACGTGGAGCTGATGTAAAAGTAGTTTGTGGAAAAGTTAATAGTGATTACAGAAAATTTGGAATTGAATATATTGATGTAAAAACTAATGAAGATATGTATAACTCACTAAAAGAAAATTTTGATGAAGCAGATATTTTAATTATGCCTGCCGCACCTGTTGATTTTAAGGTTAAAAATAAAAAAGATTTTAAAATCAAAAAGACAGAAAATTTTGAAAATATTGAGCTTGAAAATAATATTGATATTTTAAAAAGTATTTCAGATTATAAAAAATCACAATTTGTTGTAGGCTTTGCAGCTGAAACAAATGCAGTTAGAGATTATGCAATTTCAAAGATGAATAATAAAAATTTGGATATGATTGTTGCAAATGATGTTTCATTAAAAGATAGGGGCTTTGGCTCTGACTTTAATAAAGTTAATATCATCACGAAAGATGGTGAGATTGAAACAGAAGTTTTAACTAAGAGAGAAATTGCAGATAAAATTTTAGATGCTATTTTGGAGAAAATATGTTAG
- a CDS encoding sulfurtransferase TusA family protein produces MELKKALGDAQVGQIIELEFTCPEAVGTLPLYCQEHNHEILSFDKLDREGWVIVLKK; encoded by the coding sequence ATAGAGCTTAAAAAGGCTTTAGGTGATGCTCAGGTTGGGCAAATTATCGAATTGGAATTTACATGTCCGGAAGCTGTTGGAACTTTACCTTTATATTGTCAAGAACATAATCACGAAATTTTATCTTTTGATAAACTTGACAGAGAAGGTTGGGTAATAGTTTTAAAGAAATAG